The following nucleotide sequence is from Halobacillus mangrovi.
CCAGATAAAATCTAGCATGAGCGTCGACTTGCGGCTCCATTCGATTTGACAAGCCCAAAGCACATGCCCTCATTAATCTTGAAACTGATGTCATCTAACGCCTGGAGGGAGTTGATGTAGTCGAAGTCGCTGATGAAAAGCACCAGAAAACTTGAGTGAAGCGCAGATCGAGGAAGTGAAGCATAAAGAAGGGGAGCGGATCCTTTCGAAGATATCACAGGACAACTATAAGATTACACTTGAAATCCAAGGCAAACAGCTGACTTCAGAGGAACTCACGAAAAGGATGGACAAACTTGCGACGTACGGAAAAAGTAAGGTTGCGTTTGTAATTGGAGGGTCATTGGGATTATGTGATGGGGTGCTGGAGCGGAGTGATTATGTATTGTCGTTTTCGAATATGACGTTCCCGCACAAGTTGATGCGTTTGATGTTAGTGGAGCAGGTGTATCGTGCGTTTAAGATTATTAGGAATGAACCTTATCATAAGTAACTGCGGTATGTTAATGGCTATGATTATAAAACTTTCAGTCAGTGGGGAGAGATTTTAGAGATGGAGTTATCGTCATCGCTATATTAGATCGTCTTCTTTTTATTTTCAGAGTATTCTCAATCAACGTAGCCAGTTATAGGATGAAAAGCCGATTTTAAAAATTAACCGTCATTTTTATATATTTTTATTCTAGGGATTTTGTATAAAACGTACATAATTTAGAGAACAGGAGGATGAAAGGTGAATCTTATGGATCTTAAATCAAGAACTAATTATTCACCAGGATATTTTCATGATACCGCTTTCAAATAAAAGTCCAGAAAGTAAGAAAAAAAGAATGAAAAGTGAATAATAAGAGCAGGGACAAACATAAAAGCAGCTATTCTAAACCCGTGAATTTTGGACAAGGGCAGTGACAAACTAATCATTATTTAATGGTAATATTATGTGTAATATCTAAATATTAGTAACAATTTGGATGAGACTTGTTGTAAAATAGTGTGTAAGTAAGTAGATTGTCTTTGTTGAGGGTGGGACCTTAATATTAATAGTATTATAGGTTGTTATAAATGTATGAAATTTTAAAGTTCATCCTTGTTTGGAAGTATGTGTAGGTACATTCAATAAGATATAATTAATTATACTAAAGTTTGAAAGGCTGAAATCATGAAAAATTTAATAGTTAAAAACTTTTTAAGTCAGTTTAAAAATAACTTTGAGTTAGAAGAAGAACAAGAAGATGTACTGTTTGAACAGTTTATTAATTATTGCGTCCTTAATAATCATGTAATTGATTCAGAGCGGAATTTTCAGGATATGGATACTGGGACAGCTAAGGCTATTGATGGAATAGCTATTCTTGTAAATAATAAACTTGTTCTTAATGAAGAAGACTTAAATGTATTAATAAAAAACAATAATATCCTTTCAGTCGATTTTGTTTTTGTACAATCGAAGACTTCGCCAAGCTTTTCAGATGCAGACGTTAATTATTTTTTTAAACATGTTGAACAGTTTATTTGTAATTATGAATGTTCAATAAGTGAGTTAGAGAAATTTTGGGAGTTGAAAAATATTATATATGAAAATTCCCATTTATTTAGAAAAGGAAATCCGAATTGTATAATGTATTATGCAACATCATCACCAACTACTGAAATTAGCTCAGATATAGAGGATACGATTAAATACGGACTGAAATCTTTAAGTGACACAGGTTTATTATCTGATTATATAGACTTTAATCCTCTTGGTGTTAAAGAGATTCAAAGGTTGTATAGAAAGATTGATGCAGATTTAGAAGCATCTTTCCGCTTTCCCAAAAATGTTTCATTTTCATATGACGGGGATAAGATTACGTCCGCATATTTTGGTTTAGTTGATATTAGTGAATACATGCATTTACTTTACGACGATGAAACAGCAGGTGTTAAAAATGTGTTTGAAGACAATATACGAGATTACTTAGGTATAGAGAATAATGAAGTAAACAGTAATATGCAGGACAGACTTAAGCATGAAGAGGCTCAACTTTTTGGGATTCTTAATAATGGGGTAACTGTAGTGGCAGATGAAATAAAGCCCGTAGGCGAGAAGTTTCACCTAATTAATTATCAAATTGTAAATGGTTGTCAGACCAGTAATGTTATATTTGATAATTATAAAAGCTTAAAGGAAAAAAGTATATCGTTACCAATCCGAATTATTTCTACGAAAGATGAGGAAACCAAGAATGAAATTGTAAGAGCTACAAACAGTCAAACTGGATTAAAACCCGAGCAATTAGATTCTCTTAGTAACTTCCACAAAATGTTAGAGGAGTTTTATAACTCAAAAAATAGCTTACATGAGAAATCAGGTGAGTTTGATGTTTGTGTTTACTATGAGAGAAGATCTAATCAATATAGAAATGAAGCTATCCCACAAACTAAAATAATTAATATCCCTAAACAAATAAAAGCTGTTACCTCCATGGTATTAGATAACCCACATGGAGTTTCTGGACATTATGGAACAGTTGCTAAAAAAGTTAAAGGACATATTTTTCAAGATGGGGACTATGCTGAACCATACTATGCAAGTGCTTTATTGTTATATAGAGTAGAAACCTTTTTTAGAAAAAATAGAGACTATAGACAATTCACAAGGATGAGATGGCATATTCTAATGGCTGTAAAATATCTATCAGGCTATAGTCCAAAGTATTTAAATTCTAGGGATAGCTATAAGTTCTCGAATGAAATCGTTAAGAAAATAAACACAGAGAATAATGCCAACCAATTAATTATAAAAGCCATAAACCATATCAATATAATGATAAATAATGAAAAATTAGATTTAGAAGATAGAAAGGTTTTCGAAAGAAAAGAAACTACAGATAAGCTGAAAAAGCATCTTAGGGAATTAAATAAAGAGGAAATACATTAGGTTTTGGTTTAAAGGGATACTTTTTGGTATTCCTTTAAATTTTGCTAATATTAGAATGACAACGAACAAAATAAGATAATCCAACTAAAATCCTAAAAATAACCACCCTATTGTTATTTGATATTACGGTAGTTACGGTGGACTTTACCGCAAATAACGAATTTATTAAATTATAAGGCAATTATTATAGGTTGTACTTTTAGAAGTGTGTGGTTCGTGAAGTACATAAGATACTCTTCTGTATTGTTGGAAGGGGGTTGGAAGTGTTTTTTGGTTCTTAGTTAGCCTAGGTTTTTGGCAACTTTGCCAGTGTCTTCTGGATTTCTATCCCAATCTCTATTTACAAGAAAGAGAGTATAAATCTACTCTCCAAGTAATTGGATAGTAAAACCTTCTGTTATAGACAATTGATTTATTAATTTCCAGTCAAATTCATCATGGATAATCTCATTGATAAAAAGTATATCTATTTCGTGTAAAGGTCTACTAATTAAATCATTAAAATGATATCTCTCTCTATGGGCGTCAACGAAAACTCCCTTAATTACGTGTTGGTCATTAAAATTGTGTAATTCTTTATTTATGCATTGGATTACCCGATTTGTGTCTTCGTTATTTGCTAATCGATAATAAACTGCTATATTCGACACTTGAATCCCCTCCGCATTTTAGGGTATCGTTAATAATACAATTTAATTATTCTAACATACATGTCGAACAAAGTTAATCTAAATTTGCTATAATAAGTATAAGCACAAATGTTCGTGAGGTGAAGTGATGTTATATAAATTTATAGACTTATTTGCAGGAATTGGTGGTATTCGATTAGCCTTCGAAGAATATGGCGAATGCGTTTTCTCATCAGAGTGGGATAATAAAGCTAAAGAAACTTACAAGTTAAATTTTGGTGAGGAACCAGAAGGGGATATTACAGAGATAGAAGAAAAAAATATACCTGATCATGATATTCTTCTTGCTGGTTTTCCTTGTCAACCATTTTCACTTGCTGGCGTAAGCAAGAAAAATAGTTTAGGAAAGCAACATGGTTTCTTGGACGAAACACAAGGGACTTTATTTTTTGATATTGCCCGCATTATAAAAGAAAAACAGCCACAGGCTTTTCTCCTTGAGAATGTAAAAAATCTCAGGAGCCATGACAAAGGTAAGACCTTTAAAATGATTAAAAAGGTTTTAGAGAAAGAGTTAGGGTACTCTGTATACGATAGGGTGATTAATGCAAAAGGTTTAGTTCCCCAAAATAGAGAGCGTATATATATTGTAGGCTTTAAGAAGCCCCTTCATTTTGAATTCCCAGTCATACCGGAGGAGGGCCCCCCCCTATGGACTATCCTAGAGGATAACGTAATTGATAAATACACTTTATCAGATAAACTATGGAACTATCTCCAAGCTTACAAAGAAAAGCATAGTAAAAAAGGAAATGGATTTGGTTTTGGACTTGCAGATTTAAATTCAAATAGCAGGACATTATCAGCGCGTTATCATAAAGATGGAAGCGAGATATTAATACCTCAAGGGGAAGGAAAAAACCCAAGAAGGTTGACACCTAGAGAATGTGCTAGATTACAAGGATTTCCAGAAACGTTTAAAATTGAGGTTAGTGACACGGCTGCTTATAAACAATTTGGCAATAGTGTTGCTGTTCCTGTAGTTAGGGATATTGCGAAAAACATGATTTATGCTATTGAACAGGATAAACCTATTGAAAACGTTGAGGAGGTCAAGGTCGAGCATGCAGGAAGAGTTAGACAACCTAACTAATGCAATTGAGGCGGCCGGACAGAGTGGTCGCTTTTTTTGTGAGTTTTTATCTCCAAACGATGCAGGTGTAAATGGAGCCCATCAGGATGGGGTATATTTAAACAGTGGTTCATGGGATATCTTCTTCAATAATGCTTCTGTTTCTGTATCCGGGATAGAGTAGTAAGAGTGCATATAGACGGTTGGCAACCATTTGATAGTAGGATTA
It contains:
- a CDS encoding AIPR family protein, giving the protein MKNLIVKNFLSQFKNNFELEEEQEDVLFEQFINYCVLNNHVIDSERNFQDMDTGTAKAIDGIAILVNNKLVLNEEDLNVLIKNNNILSVDFVFVQSKTSPSFSDADVNYFFKHVEQFICNYECSISELEKFWELKNIIYENSHLFRKGNPNCIMYYATSSPTTEISSDIEDTIKYGLKSLSDTGLLSDYIDFNPLGVKEIQRLYRKIDADLEASFRFPKNVSFSYDGDKITSAYFGLVDISEYMHLLYDDETAGVKNVFEDNIRDYLGIENNEVNSNMQDRLKHEEAQLFGILNNGVTVVADEIKPVGEKFHLINYQIVNGCQTSNVIFDNYKSLKEKSISLPIRIISTKDEETKNEIVRATNSQTGLKPEQLDSLSNFHKMLEEFYNSKNSLHEKSGEFDVCVYYERRSNQYRNEAIPQTKIINIPKQIKAVTSMVLDNPHGVSGHYGTVAKKVKGHIFQDGDYAEPYYASALLLYRVETFFRKNRDYRQFTRMRWHILMAVKYLSGYSPKYLNSRDSYKFSNEIVKKINTENNANQLIIKAINHINIMINNEKLDLEDRKVFERKETTDKLKKHLRELNKEEIH
- the dcm gene encoding DNA (cytosine-5-)-methyltransferase, which gives rise to MLYKFIDLFAGIGGIRLAFEEYGECVFSSEWDNKAKETYKLNFGEEPEGDITEIEEKNIPDHDILLAGFPCQPFSLAGVSKKNSLGKQHGFLDETQGTLFFDIARIIKEKQPQAFLLENVKNLRSHDKGKTFKMIKKVLEKELGYSVYDRVINAKGLVPQNRERIYIVGFKKPLHFEFPVIPEEGPPLWTILEDNVIDKYTLSDKLWNYLQAYKEKHSKKGNGFGFGLADLNSNSRTLSARYHKDGSEILIPQGEGKNPRRLTPRECARLQGFPETFKIEVSDTAAYKQFGNSVAVPVVRDIAKNMIYAIEQDKPIENVEEVKVEHAGRVRQPN
- a CDS encoding DNA binding protein; the protein is MQEELDNLTNAIEAAGQSGRFFCEFLSPNDAGVNGAHQDGVYLNSGSWDIFFNNASVSVSGIE